The DNA segment ACTGCTCGAACCTCGGGCGGGCCAGCATCTGCCGTTCCTCCGCCGGAAGCTCGTTGACCCGATATCCGCCGCCGGGAATGGGGCTGGAAACGCTACAGGCCCCCAGCACGGCCAGAGCCGTGATGGCGGACAGGGTAATGGCGGGGGCGGTGAGTTGAGCGCGGCTGAGCATGGCGGCAATGGGCGCGGGTTCCGGGCGGGACGGCGTTATAGTCGCAGGCAACCATTAACGCCGCGTTTGTATTGGAAACCCTGTCCAGCGAAAACGGCACGATTAGGGCGGCAATCTCAGAACGGCATCGCCACGCCAACGGTCAACCGCCGGTCTGAAACGTCGAGCTTGCTATTGAACTGGACCCCGGCGCTGCCCGGCGCCATGCGCAGCGTCAGGTTATCGCCCCTTAGCCTCCAGTCCATGCCGCCGGGCCCCAGATCGCCGGACAGCGGATCGTCCACGATCAACGCCTTCGGCTCCGCCGGTCCAGCGCCCAGGCCCAGATGGGCATAGGCTTCCAGCCCGTCCGGCACCACGTTGCTGATACTGCCGGCCACGAACCGCGGCGCGCGCTCCGGCGTTGCCCGTTCCTTCACGGCGGAACTGAGCGGCGTCATGGTGCGCATTTTCGGCCAGGCACGATCCGCCGGTTCGGCATTGGCGGTTCCGACCGGCAGTGTCCCCAACACCGCCAGCCAAGCCGCCAGGGTCAGCGCCCGTCCGGGCCTGCCCATACGCTGTTCCGGAATCTGCCGCATCAATTCTTCCCCGCTGTTGCCTCATCGCAACAGGCAACCATTAATCCCGCATTAAGAAGACGGCGCATGCCTCACCATTGTTCCAGCGCCGCCTTCCACGCTTAAGAGGAGTGGTGCCCCCTATCGCGGCGCCCATTGCCCGGCAGGCCGTCAGGGTCTAAAACGCCCGGCAGCCAATGTGTCCGGAGCCGCGGCTCCGGGCTGCCACCACCGGGAGAACAGGCCGATGGCCGACAAGGTCCGCATCGAAACCGACAGCTTTGGCCCGATCGAAGTCGCCGCCGACAGGTACTGGGGCGCGCAGACCCAGCGCTCGCTCCAGAACTTCAAGATCGGTGGGGAGCGCATGCCGGCCCCGCTGGTCCGGGCGCTGGGCATCGTGAAGAAGGCCGCCGCCAAGGCCAATGTCACGCTCGGCGCGCTGGACCCGAAGCTGGGCCAGGCCATCGTCGATGCGGCGGAGGAGGTGATCGACGGCACGCTGATCGACCACTTCCCGCTGGTGGTCTGGCAGACCGGTTCCGGCACCCAGAGCAACATGAACGCCAACGAGGTGATCTCCAACCGCGCCATCGAGCTGCTGGGCGGGGAGGTGGGCTCCAAGAAGCCGGTCCACCCCAACGACCACGTCAATATGGGCCAGTCCTCCAACGACACCTTCCCCACCGCCATGCACATCGCCGCGGCGGAGCAGGTGCATCATGAGCTGGTGCCGGCGCTGGAGCATCTGCATGCCGCGCTCGACGCCAAGGCGAAGGAGTTCGCCGACATCGTCAAGATCGGCCGCACCCACCTGCAGGACGCGACCCCGCTGACGCTGGGCCAGGAATTTTCCGGCTACGCCCAGCAGATGGCCTATGGCATCGAGCGGGCGAAGTCGGTGATGCCGGCCCTGCTGCGCCTGGCCCAGGGCGGCACCGCCGTCGGCACCGGCCTGAACGCCAAGATCGGCTTCGACGTGGCCTTCGCGGAGCAGGTTGCCGACATCACCGGCCTGCCCTTCGTGACCGCACCCAACAAGTTCGAGGCGCTCGCCGCCCATGACAGCGTCGTCGAGGCGTCGGGCGTCATGAACACCCTGGCCGTCAGCCTGATGAAGATCGCCAACGACATCCGCCTGCTGGGCAGCGGCCCGCGTTGCGGCATCGGCGAGATCAGCCTGCCGGAGAACGAGCCCGGCAGCTCCATCATGCCGGGCAAGGTCAATCCGACCCAGTCGGAGGCCATGACCATGGTCTGCACCCAGATCATGGGCAACCACGTCACCATCACCCATGCCGGCGCCACCGGGCATTTCGAGCTGAACGTCTTCAAGCCGGTGATGATTTACAACCTGCTCCAGTCCATCCGCCTGATCGCGGACGCCTGCAAGAGCTTCACCGACAACTGCGTGGTCGGCATCGAAGCCAACCGCGACCGCATCGAGAAGCTGATGCACGAGTCGCTGATGCTGGTGACGGCGCTGAACCCCTATATCGGTTACGACAACGCCGCCAAGATCGCCAAGAAGGCCCACAAGGAGGGCACCACCCTGATGCAGGCCGGCATCGACCTCGGCCTGCTGACGGAAGAGCAGTTCCGCCAATGGGTGAAGCCCGCCGACATGATCCACCCGCGCTGATCGCGGGCGGCATCAACGCGGACAGGTCAGGACGGGGCGGCTTCGGCCGCCCCGTTTTGTTTTACGCAGAGGTGATGCCGCTTCCGAGCGCCACCAGATAGGCGGCATAGCCCCCGGCCAGCACCGCACCCTCGATCCGCGACAGGCGGCGGCCGGTGAAGGCGAAGAGCAGCAGCAGGGCGGTGACGGCGATCATGACCCAGAGATCGAAACGGGCGATCTCCGGCGGGATCGGCACCGGGAGAACCAGGGCGGTGATTCCCAGGATGCCGAGCACATTGTAGATATTGGACCCGATCACATTGCCCAGCGCCACGTCGCCCTGCCGCCGCCAGGCAGCCATGGTGGAGGTGATCAGCTCCGGCAGGGAGGTGCCGACCGCCACGATGGTCAGGCCGATGATCGTTTCGGAGATGCCGAAGCCGCGCGCCAGCTCCACCGCCCCGTCCACCAGCAGTCTCGCGCCGAAGATGGTCATGGCGAGGCCGGCGACGGTGAGGCCGATGGCGAGAGGCAGGTTCGTCGGCGGGGTCACCGCTTCCGCCTCATGGGCGTGCAGCTCCGCGGAGGCGTCGGGCTGGCGGCGTTCCCGCATATAGGTGAAGACGATGTAGGCGATCAGGGCGGCAACGAAGATGCCGCCCGCCGGCCGTGACAGGGTTCCGGCCAGTACGGCGACGGCGCACGCCGCGGTCGCGATGACCAGCATGCCGCCGTCGCGGCGCAAGGCCGCGGGGTCGACCGCGATGGGCCGGATCAGGGCCGCAGCGCCCAGGATCAGCAGGATGTTGGCGATGTTGGAGCCCACCACGTTGCCGACCGCGATGCCGGGCGAGTTGATCGCGGCGGCCTGGAGGCTGGTCACCAGTTCTGGCGTAGAGGTGCCGAACCCTACCAGGGTCAGGCCGATGAGCAAGGGCGAGACGTTGAAGCGCTTGGCCACTCCGACCGCGCCGCGGACGAGCAGGTCACCGCCCAGCAGGAGGAGGAGGAATCCTCCCAGAAGACTGATGAAAAGCATGTTGGCTCCCGGATCCGGCCCATTGTTCGGGCTGCAAACGGGCGAGACATGGTATGGCAGTGGCCGATCCGCCAGAACCGGCCCGAAATATCCACAGGATTATCGGGGTCAGGCGCCGACGGCGCGGTCCGAGACGAAGGGGTTGGTCTGCCGCTCACGCCCGAAGGTCGAGGGCTCCCCGTGACCCGGCAGGAAGGTGACGTCGTCACCCAGGGGGAAAAGCTTTTCCCGGACGGAGCGGATCAGGGCGGCATGATCCCCGCGGGGGAAGTCCGTCCGGCCGATGGAGCTCTTGAACAGCACGTCGCCTACCACGGCGAACCGGCTTTCCCGATGGAAGAAGATGATATGGCCGGGCGTATGGCCAGGGCAGTGATAGACATCGAGCGTCAGATTTCCGAGCGCCACCGTGTCTCCGTCCTGAAGCCAGCGGGTCGGCACGAAGGGGCGGGACGGTGAAATGCCGTAGCGCATTCCATCCTCGGCCAGCCGGTCGATCCAGAACTGGTCCTCCTTCTCCGGCCCCTCGATGGGAACCGAAAGTTGCTCCGCCAGATCGGCGACCGCGGCCGCATGGTCGACATGGGCATGGGTGACCAGGATCTTCTCGATGGTCAGGCCGAGCTGGTCGCGGGCCTTCAGGATCGTCTCGATCCCGCCGCCGGGGTCCACCACCGCGGCCCGCATCGTCGCCGTGCACCAGATGATCGAGCAATTCTGCTGCAGCGGCGTCACCGGGATGACGGTTGCCTTGAGGGGCGGCTGCGGAGCGGTGGTCATTTGAGCTGTCCCGGATGGTGGTGGGAATGGGAACAGTCCTACTTGCCCCGGTCCCCAGGGACAAGGCTTATGGGCAGGAACCGGGCCCGTGCCTCACCCCAGCAGATGAACCACGGCGGCGCCGGCCAGCAGCCACCCGCCG comes from the Indioceanicola profundi genome and includes:
- the fumC gene encoding class II fumarate hydratase codes for the protein MADKVRIETDSFGPIEVAADRYWGAQTQRSLQNFKIGGERMPAPLVRALGIVKKAAAKANVTLGALDPKLGQAIVDAAEEVIDGTLIDHFPLVVWQTGSGTQSNMNANEVISNRAIELLGGEVGSKKPVHPNDHVNMGQSSNDTFPTAMHIAAAEQVHHELVPALEHLHAALDAKAKEFADIVKIGRTHLQDATPLTLGQEFSGYAQQMAYGIERAKSVMPALLRLAQGGTAVGTGLNAKIGFDVAFAEQVADITGLPFVTAPNKFEALAAHDSVVEASGVMNTLAVSLMKIANDIRLLGSGPRCGIGEISLPENEPGSSIMPGKVNPTQSEAMTMVCTQIMGNHVTITHAGATGHFELNVFKPVMIYNLLQSIRLIADACKSFTDNCVVGIEANRDRIEKLMHESLMLVTALNPYIGYDNAAKIAKKAHKEGTTLMQAGIDLGLLTEEQFRQWVKPADMIHPR
- a CDS encoding calcium/sodium antiporter, with protein sequence MLFISLLGGFLLLLLGGDLLVRGAVGVAKRFNVSPLLIGLTLVGFGTSTPELVTSLQAAAINSPGIAVGNVVGSNIANILLILGAAALIRPIAVDPAALRRDGGMLVIATAACAVAVLAGTLSRPAGGIFVAALIAYIVFTYMRERRQPDASAELHAHEAEAVTPPTNLPLAIGLTVAGLAMTIFGARLLVDGAVELARGFGISETIIGLTIVAVGTSLPELITSTMAAWRRQGDVALGNVIGSNIYNVLGILGITALVLPVPIPPEIARFDLWVMIAVTALLLLFAFTGRRLSRIEGAVLAGGYAAYLVALGSGITSA
- a CDS encoding MBL fold metallo-hydrolase yields the protein MTTAPQPPLKATVIPVTPLQQNCSIIWCTATMRAAVVDPGGGIETILKARDQLGLTIEKILVTHAHVDHAAAVADLAEQLSVPIEGPEKEDQFWIDRLAEDGMRYGISPSRPFVPTRWLQDGDTVALGNLTLDVYHCPGHTPGHIIFFHRESRFAVVGDVLFKSSIGRTDFPRGDHAALIRSVREKLFPLGDDVTFLPGHGEPSTFGRERQTNPFVSDRAVGA